A single genomic interval of Mucilaginibacter robiniae harbors:
- a CDS encoding multicopper oxidase domain-containing protein: MDDIDMERRDMRDSSGSVTLNYGMLHAKRKTTLPNAPVKNLYFELTGNMNRYVWTINNKTVSESDKVLIHKGENVRIVLYNNTMMRHPMHLHGHYFRVSNGQGDYCPLKNTLDIMPMERDTIEFAPTESGDWFFHCHILYHMMSGMGRIFTYENSPSNPEIPNPATSLKKIYADDRKYYAKAEASLESNGSDGQASLANTRWTVNTTWHLGLNSQKGYESETMVGRYVGRMQWLLPYVGFDYHYKNSARNEKNIFGSDYRNIFGQVSDKERRHTVVAGIAYTLPMLFVADMRADGNGKIRFQLGRQDIPVTPRLRFSLMVNTDKEYTAGFRYICTKYLALSTHYDSDMGLGAGLAFIY, encoded by the coding sequence ATGGATGATATAGATATGGAAAGACGGGATATGCGTGATAGCAGCGGCTCTGTAACGCTTAATTACGGAATGCTGCACGCTAAGCGTAAAACCACCTTACCCAATGCGCCCGTCAAAAACCTGTATTTTGAATTGACCGGTAATATGAACCGTTATGTATGGACCATTAACAACAAAACCGTATCCGAAAGTGATAAGGTACTGATCCACAAAGGAGAGAACGTCCGAATAGTGCTATACAATAATACTATGATGCGGCATCCGATGCACCTGCATGGCCATTATTTCAGGGTATCAAACGGTCAGGGCGATTACTGCCCTTTAAAGAATACGCTGGACATCATGCCTATGGAGCGTGATACCATTGAATTTGCGCCAACGGAAAGCGGCGACTGGTTTTTCCATTGCCATATTCTATACCATATGATGAGCGGTATGGGCCGTATTTTTACTTATGAAAACTCACCGTCTAACCCGGAGATTCCTAATCCTGCCACCTCATTAAAAAAGATATATGCCGATGACCGGAAGTATTATGCGAAGGCAGAGGCAAGCTTGGAAAGCAACGGCAGCGACGGCCAGGCATCCTTAGCCAATACCCGTTGGACGGTCAACACTACCTGGCACTTGGGCCTGAATAGTCAAAAAGGTTACGAAAGTGAAACGATGGTTGGCCGTTATGTCGGCCGCATGCAATGGTTATTACCTTATGTGGGTTTTGACTATCATTATAAAAATTCAGCCCGGAACGAGAAGAATATTTTTGGCAGCGATTACCGCAACATATTCGGCCAAGTCAGTGATAAGGAGCGCCGGCATACGGTGGTAGCGGGTATAGCTTATACACTACCTATGCTGTTTGTTGCTGACATGCGGGCAGATGGCAATGGTAAAATCCGCTTTCAATTAGGCCGGCAAGATATCCCCGTCACGCCAAGATTAAGGTTTAGCTTGATGGTTAATACTGATAAAGAGTATACGGCGGGTTTCAGATACATATGTACCAAATATCTTGCTTTGTCTACTCATTACGATAGTGATATGGGACTGGGTGCAGGATTGGCTTTTATCTATTAG
- a CDS encoding site-specific integrase produces the protein MLEKSLGLFFFLKKPKNEKGNARFVYLKITVDGESKDVATKRKWDNRKWNSAKGCPIGTNQESATLAAYLNTLTTSVYKARTALLNADKPITADALKAALTGQEEERHTIIGAFKQHNEQMKALIGTEFAKSTLTRYKTAHDHTQNFIRWKYGKEDLELKELNYEFVSQFDYWLKTERKCKKNAALKYIGNLKKIVLECMKKGWIKGDPFANFKGKRSEVVRVALTREELQALTEKAFEIERLDHVRDIFLFSCYTGLAYVDVYRLRRHNIVDGFDGSKWIMTARQKTESPTRLPLLPAALAIIERYANDERCVAKGLVLPVLSNQKMNSYLKEIADQSGIKKNLTFHIARHTFATTVTLSNGVPIETVSKMLGHKSLKHTQHYAKIVDRKISEDMHALQAKLQSSLQPTNV, from the coding sequence ATGTTAGAAAAAAGCCTGGGGTTATTCTTCTTTCTGAAGAAGCCCAAAAATGAAAAAGGTAATGCAAGATTTGTTTACCTGAAGATCACCGTTGACGGGGAGTCAAAGGACGTCGCCACCAAAAGAAAATGGGACAACCGGAAATGGAACAGCGCCAAAGGTTGCCCTATCGGCACTAACCAGGAATCAGCAACTTTGGCAGCTTACCTGAACACCCTTACTACAAGTGTTTACAAAGCGCGTACAGCATTGTTAAATGCTGACAAGCCGATTACAGCAGATGCGCTCAAAGCTGCGCTTACTGGGCAAGAGGAAGAGCGCCATACAATTATCGGTGCATTCAAACAACATAATGAGCAGATGAAAGCCTTGATTGGTACCGAATTTGCCAAGTCCACGCTTACACGCTACAAAACCGCTCATGACCATACGCAGAACTTTATACGTTGGAAATATGGCAAAGAGGATCTCGAGCTCAAAGAACTGAACTATGAATTCGTGAGCCAGTTTGACTATTGGCTGAAGACAGAGCGCAAGTGCAAGAAAAATGCTGCCTTGAAGTACATCGGTAACCTGAAAAAGATAGTACTTGAATGCATGAAGAAGGGCTGGATCAAAGGTGACCCTTTTGCCAACTTTAAAGGTAAGCGTAGTGAGGTGGTCCGTGTCGCGTTGACCAGGGAAGAGTTGCAAGCGCTTACCGAAAAAGCGTTTGAGATAGAAAGGCTTGATCATGTAAGGGATATTTTTCTTTTTAGCTGCTATACAGGTCTTGCTTACGTTGATGTTTACCGTTTACGCAGACATAATATCGTTGATGGTTTCGACGGTAGTAAATGGATCATGACCGCCCGTCAGAAAACAGAAAGTCCTACCCGCCTTCCGTTATTACCTGCTGCTTTAGCAATTATAGAAAGGTATGCGAATGACGAAAGGTGCGTAGCCAAAGGTTTGGTGCTGCCTGTGCTGTCTAATCAAAAGATGAACTCCTACCTAAAAGAGATAGCAGATCAGTCAGGCATTAAGAAGAATTTGACTTTTCACATTGCCAGGCATACGTTTGCAACCACTGTGACCTTGAGCAATGGTGTTCCAATTGAGACGGTATCCAAAATGCTTGGTCACAAAAGCTTGAAACACACACAGCATTATGCCAAGATCGTTGATCGAAAGATCAGCGAAGATATGCATGCCTTACAAGCCAAACTTCAAAGTTCATTACAACCTACTAACGTTTAA
- a CDS encoding ORF6N domain-containing protein, translated as MDIQNIPQQFIAEKIFILRGKKVMLDRDLAELYQTPTKRLNEKVKRNIARFPEDFMFQINNEEKQQLIEQFEHFKPLKFSSTLPYAFTEHGAVMLASVLNSEIAIAVNIQIVRVFIALRSFLSETEALKDEVQRIIGRMQDFDDKFDLIFNCLDELISKKTVSPPRSRIGYKPDNIE; from the coding sequence ATGGACATCCAAAATATTCCACAGCAATTCATTGCTGAAAAGATCTTTATTTTAAGGGGTAAAAAGGTTATGCTTGACCGCGACCTTGCCGAGTTGTATCAAACCCCTACCAAACGTCTAAACGAAAAGGTCAAAAGGAACATCGCAAGATTTCCTGAAGACTTTATGTTCCAAATAAACAACGAAGAAAAACAGCAGTTGATTGAGCAATTTGAACACTTCAAACCATTGAAGTTCTCCTCAACCTTACCTTACGCCTTTACTGAACATGGCGCAGTAATGTTGGCGAGCGTATTGAATAGTGAAATTGCGATAGCGGTTAATATTCAGATCGTCAGGGTATTTATCGCTTTGAGGTCCTTTCTTTCAGAAACAGAAGCATTAAAAGATGAAGTTCAAAGGATCATTGGCCGAATGCAGGATTTTGATGATAAATTTGACTTGATATTTAATTGTCTTGACGAATTAATCTCTAAAAAAACTGTTTCCCCGCCAAGAAGCCGTATAGGTTATAAGCCTGATAACATAGAATAA
- the istA gene encoding IS21 family transposase codes for MSKIRKILRMYTNGRSIMSIAAQADASRNTVKKYLASFKESGFSFDEVNALNDKELEDLFGKAKERSPNSRMQAMLRCFPKVDKELKRTGVTRQMLWEAYRKEFPDGYQYSQFCFYYTQWQARVNPVMHIDHKAGDKLYVDFAGQKLSITNRDTGEIIPVEVFIGILGASQLTYVEAVMSQQKEDFISACEHTLHYIGGVPEAIVPDNLKAAVTKSNRYEPTLNETFEDFSNHYCTTILPARAFRPRDKALVEGAVRIIYSRIYVPLRKSVYHSLQELNAAIHELLEAHNNRLMQSRPYSRRQQFEEVERETLMPLPVLRYELKKQFHATVMKNGHVSLGPDKNYYSVPYRFIGKKIKLLYSSTTVEAFYHYERIAIHKRTKGLHRYITDKDHLASTHQFVAEWNPEKFLSWAASIHEDVRLYIQHILSRRHHAEQAYRSCIGVLGFARKAGNERLILACRRGLSYGMYSYKTIQMILEKNLDQYEESLFANELTMPEHDNIRGEDYYQ; via the coding sequence ATGAGTAAGATAAGAAAGATCTTAAGGATGTACACCAACGGGCGCAGCATCATGTCTATAGCAGCCCAGGCAGACGCATCCAGAAACACCGTAAAGAAGTATCTGGCCTCTTTCAAGGAGAGCGGCTTCAGCTTTGATGAAGTCAATGCTTTGAATGATAAAGAGCTGGAAGACTTGTTTGGCAAGGCTAAGGAGCGCTCTCCCAACAGCCGTATGCAAGCCATGCTGCGCTGCTTTCCCAAAGTAGACAAAGAGCTGAAACGTACCGGTGTTACCCGTCAAATGCTTTGGGAGGCTTATCGTAAAGAGTTTCCGGACGGTTACCAGTATAGCCAGTTTTGCTTTTATTATACCCAGTGGCAGGCCCGGGTTAACCCTGTGATGCACATCGACCACAAGGCCGGTGATAAGCTGTATGTGGATTTTGCCGGTCAAAAGCTGAGCATCACAAACCGGGATACCGGGGAGATCATTCCTGTCGAGGTCTTCATCGGCATACTTGGGGCCAGCCAGCTGACCTATGTCGAGGCGGTCATGAGCCAGCAAAAAGAAGACTTCATTTCCGCTTGTGAGCATACCCTGCATTACATTGGCGGCGTGCCGGAGGCCATTGTTCCGGACAATCTGAAAGCTGCCGTCACTAAAAGTAACCGTTACGAACCTACGCTGAATGAAACGTTTGAAGACTTCAGCAATCATTATTGCACGACCATCTTACCTGCCCGGGCATTCCGCCCTCGTGATAAAGCGCTGGTAGAAGGTGCCGTAAGAATCATCTATAGCCGCATTTATGTTCCCCTGCGCAAGAGCGTTTATCATTCCTTGCAAGAGCTGAATGCCGCTATTCATGAACTGCTGGAAGCCCATAATAACCGGCTGATGCAAAGCCGGCCTTACAGCAGAAGGCAGCAATTCGAGGAGGTAGAGCGTGAAACGCTTATGCCTTTACCCGTGTTGCGCTATGAGCTTAAAAAGCAGTTTCATGCCACCGTGATGAAAAACGGGCATGTCAGCCTCGGGCCTGATAAGAACTACTATAGTGTGCCTTACCGCTTCATCGGCAAAAAGATCAAGCTGCTGTATTCCAGCACGACGGTAGAGGCCTTCTATCATTATGAACGCATAGCCATTCACAAGCGTACCAAGGGGCTGCACCGCTACATTACGGATAAAGACCATCTGGCTTCCACCCACCAGTTCGTTGCCGAGTGGAACCCGGAAAAGTTCCTGTCCTGGGCCGCATCGATCCATGAGGATGTGCGCCTTTATATCCAGCATATCCTTAGCCGCAGGCACCATGCAGAGCAGGCTTACCGATCCTGCATCGGTGTGCTGGGCTTTGCCCGTAAAGCCGGGAATGAACGCCTGATCCTGGCCTGCAGAAGAGGCCTGAGTTATGGCATGTACAGTTACAAGACCATACAAATGATCCTGGAAAAGAACCTCGATCAGTACGAAGAAAGCTTATTTGCCAATGAACTTACCATGCCCGAGCATGATAACATCAGAGGCGAAGACTATTACCAGTAA
- the istB gene encoding IS21-like element helper ATPase IstB, whose translation MNTNTLDKLRKMKFFGMFHAFQSSLETGQTDHYTADELLAYLVDAEWDDRHNRRIERQIYHAKFRYKASIEEVNYQAERSIDRNLVMRLADCTFIERNENVLLTGSTGIGKSYIASAIGYQACMQGYRVFYASTPKLFAKLKMAKADGSYIKEIAKIERQQLLILDDFGLQPFDAQNRAALMEIIEDRHGKASLIITSQLPVSKWHEVIGEKTIADAILDRIVHSAHRLDLKGESMRKKRRADEKEISYQ comes from the coding sequence ATGAATACAAACACTTTAGACAAACTGCGGAAGATGAAGTTCTTCGGCATGTTCCATGCTTTTCAAAGCAGCCTGGAAACCGGGCAAACAGATCACTACACGGCCGATGAACTCTTGGCCTACCTGGTGGATGCCGAATGGGATGACCGGCATAACCGGCGTATAGAGCGCCAGATCTATCATGCCAAGTTCCGCTACAAAGCGTCCATTGAAGAGGTGAACTACCAGGCAGAGCGGAGCATTGACCGCAACCTGGTCATGCGCCTGGCGGACTGCACCTTCATTGAGCGCAATGAGAATGTGCTCCTGACCGGCAGCACCGGCATTGGCAAAAGCTACATCGCCTCTGCTATTGGTTACCAGGCCTGTATGCAGGGCTATAGGGTATTCTATGCCAGTACACCCAAGCTATTTGCCAAACTCAAGATGGCCAAGGCTGATGGCTCCTACATCAAAGAGATCGCAAAGATTGAACGCCAGCAACTGCTCATACTCGATGACTTTGGCTTGCAGCCTTTTGATGCACAAAACAGGGCTGCCCTGATGGAGATCATTGAAGACCGGCATGGTAAAGCATCCCTGATCATTACCTCACAGCTTCCGGTCAGTAAATGGCATGAGGTCATCGGTGAAAAAACAATAGCTGATGCAATATTAGACCGTATCGTACACAGCGCTCACCGGCTGGATCTCAAGGGTGAATCCATGAGAAAAAAACGCAGGGCTGATGAAAAGGAAATCAGTTACCAATAA
- a CDS encoding DUF4133 domain-containing protein, which produces MSNSIYTINKGINKSIEFQGLRAQYIWYFGAMVIVLMITFAVLYICGAPTYICLPLVGGAGVTGSIRIFAWSHQYGEHGLMKVIARKRLPRVLKSYTRRNFQHLSGRLHQRQPGSPGKPQPQTDGIYYTIQGVHHSSSDPWKRN; this is translated from the coding sequence ATGAGCAACAGTATCTACACTATTAACAAAGGCATTAATAAAAGCATCGAATTCCAGGGTTTGCGGGCGCAGTACATCTGGTATTTCGGCGCGATGGTCATTGTGCTGATGATCACATTTGCAGTCCTGTATATCTGTGGCGCACCCACGTACATCTGCCTGCCACTCGTGGGTGGCGCAGGGGTCACGGGCAGCATCCGGATATTCGCCTGGAGCCACCAATATGGGGAGCATGGCCTGATGAAAGTTATTGCCCGTAAACGACTTCCACGGGTACTCAAATCCTACACCCGGAGAAATTTCCAGCACCTGAGCGGTCGGCTGCACCAGCGCCAACCGGGATCACCAGGGAAACCACAACCTCAAACAGATGGAATTTACTATACTATCCAAGGCGTTCATCATTCATCGTCAGATCCATGGAAAAGGAATTAA
- a CDS encoding TraG family conjugative transposon ATPase, which produces MEKELKDRLPILGIEQDCILSKQGDVTLVYQVRLPELFTLSDEDYEGLHQAWVKAIRALPPHCVVHKQDWFLSRSYQPAAGHRTSSFLKQASERYFSGRPYLQHDCYLLLTRKPGGRKVSSSLLSNLLYPTLVPQDALESRIIQAFLDQAAQFKRLLEDTRLLQLRQLKGEELTSQAKRSGLIERYCYLPEKEDQPLYEDISFGEDMRIGNREVAIYTLGDAESLPGMCGSRITYDSFSTDKTKFPVSFAAGLGLLLPCDHIYNQYLFVGDTQATLKQLEKKRLRLQSLSAYSRENAIALQATNDFLNEAISQGRLPVKAHFNVMVWSEDKERLKMMKNQVASALAGMDAAAKMETVGAAQIWWSGIPGNAADFPANDTFDTFAEQACCFLNLESNYQSAGPDAGIRFCDRSGRPVFVDLFDAPRREGITSNMGMLVCGTSGGGKSMTVNHILRSLYDQGAHCVTVDIGGSYLGLCELVGGYYFTYSEENPIRFNPFFIKPGETLDTEKKESLKALLIALWKQENEGFNRSEYVALSNALQGYYQHLQNDPQVFPCFDSFYEYLAIQYVEVLKGHKVKDRDFDVDNFLYVLQPYYAGGEFDHLLNGRENLDLLDQPFIVIELDNIKDHPILFPVVTLIIMELFISKMRKLKGVRKVLTIDEAWKAIAKSGMAEFLKYAFKTIRKFNGVPIVITQELDDLISSPIIKDAIINNADLKILMDMRKFQGKIEKLQDVLGMNEKGKTILLSVNKDNREIFVDIGGQVMKVFKNELCPEEYYAYTTEGTERVRVLELAAQYGSMEKGIEMMVQQTQKKGG; this is translated from the coding sequence ATGGAAAAGGAATTAAAAGATCGATTACCGATTCTGGGCATTGAGCAGGACTGCATCCTCTCCAAGCAGGGCGATGTGACCTTGGTCTACCAGGTCAGGCTGCCCGAATTATTCACGTTGTCCGACGAAGATTACGAAGGATTGCACCAGGCCTGGGTGAAAGCGATACGAGCGCTACCACCACACTGTGTCGTGCACAAGCAGGACTGGTTCCTGAGCCGGTCATATCAGCCCGCCGCCGGGCATCGTACGAGCAGCTTTTTGAAGCAGGCCAGTGAGCGTTATTTTAGCGGGAGACCCTACCTCCAGCATGATTGCTACCTGCTGTTGACGCGAAAACCGGGAGGCCGAAAAGTTTCCAGTTCCCTGCTCTCTAATTTATTGTACCCCACTTTGGTGCCACAAGATGCGCTGGAAAGCCGGATCATTCAGGCTTTTCTGGATCAGGCGGCTCAATTCAAGCGGCTGTTGGAAGATACGCGGCTGCTGCAATTACGGCAGTTGAAAGGTGAAGAATTAACGAGCCAGGCGAAGCGCAGCGGCTTGATCGAACGGTATTGCTATCTGCCTGAAAAAGAGGATCAGCCTCTCTATGAAGATATCAGCTTTGGCGAGGATATGCGTATCGGCAACCGGGAGGTGGCTATCTATACCCTGGGTGATGCGGAAAGCCTGCCGGGGATGTGTGGATCACGCATCACCTATGATAGCTTTTCCACCGATAAGACCAAGTTCCCGGTCAGCTTTGCCGCAGGGTTAGGGCTGCTGCTCCCCTGCGATCATATTTATAACCAGTACCTCTTTGTCGGTGACACCCAGGCTACGCTGAAACAATTAGAGAAAAAGCGGCTTCGCCTGCAATCCTTATCCGCGTATTCCCGCGAAAATGCGATTGCCTTACAGGCTACAAACGACTTCCTCAATGAAGCCATCAGCCAAGGGCGCCTGCCAGTGAAAGCCCATTTCAACGTCATGGTCTGGTCCGAGGATAAGGAGCGCCTGAAAATGATGAAGAACCAGGTGGCTTCCGCCCTGGCCGGCATGGATGCTGCCGCTAAGATGGAAACGGTCGGCGCCGCGCAGATCTGGTGGTCAGGTATTCCAGGGAATGCTGCCGATTTCCCGGCCAACGATACCTTCGACACTTTCGCCGAACAGGCGTGCTGCTTTTTAAACCTGGAGAGTAACTACCAGAGTGCTGGGCCTGATGCCGGTATCCGTTTCTGTGACCGCTCCGGAAGGCCGGTATTTGTCGACCTGTTCGACGCACCGCGCCGGGAGGGGATTACCTCGAACATGGGTATGCTGGTTTGCGGCACTTCGGGCGGCGGCAAATCCATGACGGTGAACCACATCCTGCGCTCTCTGTATGATCAAGGCGCGCACTGCGTAACGGTGGACATCGGCGGCAGCTACTTGGGACTCTGCGAGCTGGTGGGCGGTTACTATTTCACCTATAGCGAGGAGAATCCGATCCGCTTCAATCCTTTTTTCATCAAGCCTGGGGAGACGCTCGACACGGAGAAAAAAGAAAGCCTTAAGGCCCTGCTGATCGCGTTATGGAAGCAGGAAAACGAGGGCTTTAACCGTTCGGAATATGTAGCGCTCTCCAACGCCCTGCAAGGTTATTACCAGCACTTGCAGAACGATCCGCAGGTATTTCCCTGCTTCGACTCTTTTTATGAATATCTCGCAATTCAGTATGTGGAGGTGCTCAAAGGACATAAGGTAAAAGACCGGGATTTTGATGTGGATAATTTCCTGTATGTGCTGCAACCTTATTATGCGGGCGGTGAATTTGATCACCTGCTGAACGGGCGCGAGAACCTGGATTTGCTGGACCAGCCATTTATCGTCATCGAACTGGATAACATCAAGGATCACCCGATCCTCTTCCCGGTCGTCACGCTGATCATCATGGAACTGTTCATCTCCAAGATGCGGAAGCTGAAAGGCGTGCGGAAAGTGCTGACGATTGACGAAGCCTGGAAGGCGATCGCCAAGTCCGGCATGGCCGAATTCCTCAAATATGCCTTCAAAACCATCCGGAAGTTTAACGGCGTCCCTATTGTGATCACCCAGGAACTGGATGACCTGATCAGTTCTCCGATCATCAAGGACGCCATTATCAATAACGCCGACCTCAAGATCCTGATGGATATGCGCAAGTTCCAGGGAAAGATCGAGAAACTGCAGGACGTGTTGGGCATGAATGAAAAAGGAAAAACGATCCTGCTCTCCGTCAACAAGGACAACCGCGAAATCTTTGTGGATATCGGCGGCCAAGTCATGAAGGTCTTCAAAAATGAGCTCTGCCCGGAAGAATACTACGCCTACACCACGGAAGGAACTGAACGGGTGCGGGTACTGGAATTGGCCGCTCAATATGGCAGCATGGAAAAGGGAATTGAGATGATGGTCCAACAAACCCAAAAGAAAGGAGGATAA
- a CDS encoding conjugal transfer protein TraI: MKKILWILNLALALLMIPSREATAQIPVVSLVSTVVKKVIMALDLKVQQLQNQTIALQNAEKQVENSLHLNSLNDISGWLGKERTLYQDYYTELSKVKTVIADYEEVKTIISQQAQLLTEYHQASALFHQDPHFSAAELQAMENIYGGMLAESARNLDELLLAVNSFSTQMDDAERMAVVHHASTGMQTNLDHLRQYNQQNVDISYERAKDETDRQHLKQLYGIH, from the coding sequence ATGAAAAAGATACTCTGGATACTCAACCTGGCGCTCGCCTTGCTCATGATTCCGTCAAGAGAAGCGACCGCACAAATTCCTGTCGTCAGCCTGGTCAGTACAGTCGTCAAAAAGGTCATCATGGCGCTCGATCTGAAGGTGCAGCAATTGCAGAACCAGACCATTGCGCTGCAAAATGCCGAAAAGCAGGTGGAAAATAGCTTGCACCTGAACAGCCTGAACGATATCTCCGGCTGGCTGGGTAAGGAACGTACGTTATATCAGGATTATTATACCGAACTGTCCAAGGTAAAAACGGTGATCGCGGATTATGAAGAGGTAAAAACGATCATCAGCCAGCAAGCCCAGCTGCTCACGGAATATCACCAGGCCAGTGCGCTTTTTCACCAGGATCCGCACTTTTCTGCGGCAGAACTCCAGGCGATGGAGAACATCTACGGCGGTATGCTGGCGGAAAGTGCCCGTAACCTCGATGAGCTTCTATTAGCTGTGAACTCATTCAGCACCCAGATGGATGATGCAGAACGAATGGCCGTTGTTCACCATGCCTCCACCGGCATGCAAACGAATCTGGATCACCTCCGACAGTACAACCAGCAGAATGTGGACATCAGTTACGAACGGGCGAAGGACGAGACAGACCGGCAGCACCTCAAACAATTATACGGCATTCATTAA
- a CDS encoding TerB family tellurite resistance protein: MKKIMTTLVMMLSMSIMTPGRSRAQSIDDLLKQLSLDYQKLAGLKTMLSQMYTGYEVLNKGYRAVQDVSEGNFNLHQAFLNGLLAVSPTVRNYVRVVDIVNNQTTVISEYRSAWSAFRQDKHFTATEISYMLGVYNHLISSSLKNIDDLSLILTDSKLRMSDAQRLTAIDHIYTVSQTQLSFLRKFNDQNYRTAVQRARDDNDRQTLRNLYGIN, translated from the coding sequence ATGAAAAAAATAATGACAACACTCGTCATGATGCTCAGCATGAGCATCATGACCCCGGGAAGAAGCCGGGCGCAATCCATAGATGATCTGCTGAAACAGCTCTCCCTGGACTACCAGAAACTGGCCGGTCTGAAAACTATGCTATCGCAGATGTATACCGGCTATGAAGTGCTCAATAAAGGCTACCGTGCAGTTCAGGACGTTTCTGAGGGCAATTTCAACTTACATCAGGCCTTTCTGAACGGACTGCTGGCCGTCAGTCCAACCGTCCGGAACTATGTCCGCGTTGTAGATATCGTTAATAACCAAACTACGGTCATCAGTGAGTATCGTAGTGCCTGGTCTGCTTTCCGTCAGGATAAGCATTTTACTGCAACCGAGATCAGCTATATGCTAGGTGTGTATAATCACCTGATCAGCAGCAGCCTGAAGAACATCGATGACTTATCCCTGATTTTAACAGACAGCAAATTGCGGATGAGCGATGCCCAGAGGCTGACGGCCATTGACCATATCTATACGGTAAGCCAGACCCAATTAAGCTTCCTCCGGAAATTTAACGACCAGAACTACAGAACTGCTGTGCAAAGGGCGCGGGACGACAACGACCGGCAGACCCTCCGAAATCTTTACGGCATAAACTGA
- the traJ gene encoding conjugative transposon protein TraJ, with product MKNQLFKVTSLAALATLMPLLSMAQGVADDLQSLQGVLNNLYKQMMTLCSGMLSVSQGIAGFATLWYIGARVWKHLAAAEPVEIYPLLRPFAIGFCILIFPLVLTLMNGILEPTVTATDAMVTTSNAAITRMLENEQTSSGEQQGATSMNSDPDKWYQYSHPDSTGTSTGSTNMADQFSGWGFKNMIKKAIAELLNVLFKAAALCIDTIRTFKLIVLAILGPLCFGLSIFDGFQHTLKQWIARYVNVYLWLPVANIFGAIIAKIQENMIQLEQSGGSADVHFSDTNTAYLIFMVIGIVGYFTVPSIAGYIMNVGGHALFNRTSALASMAVSYIGGNLMQGFTGSHANPARPSSSAGNASPGQSPGNPEPLKEKLSGKN from the coding sequence ATGAAAAATCAACTATTTAAAGTGACTTCCCTGGCCGCTCTGGCGACGCTCATGCCTTTATTGTCGATGGCGCAAGGGGTGGCAGATGATCTGCAAAGCCTGCAGGGTGTGCTGAACAACCTGTACAAACAGATGATGACATTATGTTCGGGGATGCTCAGTGTATCCCAGGGTATTGCCGGCTTTGCTACCTTGTGGTATATCGGCGCACGGGTCTGGAAGCACCTCGCAGCCGCGGAGCCGGTGGAAATTTACCCGCTGCTGCGGCCGTTCGCCATCGGTTTCTGTATCCTGATCTTTCCATTGGTACTTACCTTGATGAACGGTATACTGGAACCTACCGTCACGGCTACCGATGCGATGGTCACGACTTCCAATGCCGCCATTACCCGCATGCTGGAAAACGAACAAACCTCATCCGGCGAACAGCAGGGGGCCACCTCCATGAACAGTGACCCGGATAAGTGGTACCAGTACAGCCATCCCGACAGCACCGGCACCAGCACGGGCAGCACTAATATGGCCGATCAGTTCTCCGGCTGGGGGTTCAAAAACATGATCAAGAAAGCAATTGCCGAGCTATTAAACGTCTTGTTTAAAGCCGCAGCCTTATGTATCGATACAATCCGGACCTTTAAGCTGATCGTGCTGGCCATACTCGGGCCGCTATGTTTCGGGCTCAGCATTTTTGACGGCTTCCAGCATACTTTGAAGCAGTGGATCGCTAGGTATGTCAATGTTTATCTCTGGCTGCCGGTCGCCAATATTTTCGGTGCGATCATCGCCAAGATACAGGAGAACATGATCCAACTGGAGCAATCGGGCGGATCGGCCGATGTGCACTTCAGCGATACGAACACCGCTTACCTGATTTTCATGGTGATCGGCATTGTGGGCTATTTCACGGTTCCCAGTATTGCAGGTTATATTATGAACGTCGGCGGGCACGCCCTGTTCAACCGCACCAGTGCTTTGGCCTCCATGGCGGTGTCTTATATCGGCGGCAATTTGATGCAAGGCTTTACAGGAAGCCATGCAAATCCGGCTAGGCCCTCATCCTCTGCAGGCAACGCCAGCCCGGGCCAATCTCCGGGCAACCCTGAACCACTCAAAGAGAAGCTATCCGGAAAAAATTAA